ACAGCTGGTGCTCAGCATCCCACACCCCACTATTCCACCCTCCTGGGAGGGTGGCTTAAATAGGCCAAGCTCCAGCCTGGCCACCAGGGGTCAGAGAGCCTACGGGGGACAGAAGTCAGAGAAGTAGGGGTGCTGCAAGGCCTCCTCTGCTGAGATGCGCTGCACAGGGTTACACTTCAATAGGTTCTGCAGgtgggaagaaaggcagaggtgGCTCAGGCTAGGATAGCCCACCATCTTTGACCCTCTGGGAAAGCATACAATCTCCAGTTTCTAGTCCTGGACAGACAAATGGCCCCATCTTTAACCCCCAGGCACCTACCTGCAACAGGTCTCTCCCTGTGGCATTGAGCTTGGGTACGACGTTCACCAAGGAGGTTGTAGCTGGGTACATTGGGTAGGGCTGCAGAGGAGGGTCAGGCAGAGTCAGGCCAGAAACATGGATCATAGAGTAGGAAAATAAAAGGGGCCTCTAATGAGCCAAGACCTCCCATAGCCAGGCACACCTTATAGTCTGGCAGCTTGGTCATGGCGGGCCATTGTTCCTCAGTTGGTGTCCCTAGCAGTGTGTCCATGTGGTCAAGGGTAACTTGTGGGGAAGGTTACACCTACGCTTCAGGGGCCAGTGGGGGGGCTCCTCACTCCCACCTGCCCTTCTCTTATGCTACCATGCTGTACCCTAGCCCAGCCTGAGATGAACCCCATTTCATGGTATTTACAGTGGAGTGGGAAAATCCAGCCCCTGATTCTTGTAGTCCAAACAGACAAGTCATTTTTCTCCAAGAACCCTCTTCCTTCGCTTACTGGAACAACTTCTAATGGCTTCATCAGGAGCGCCATCCTTACCAACAGGCCACATCTCTCAACAGTGACTCCATCCATGCAAGGACAATGTGAAGGGCAAGCCATGGCTAACTCTCTCACCCCTGCTCTAGGCTCTCTGCCCACTCCCTTTCTACAAAGAGGTGAAGGGGTGTAGGCTGAGGGCACTGGGAGGATATCGGAAGATCCTCTTCAGCTGGTCATCCACATCATTGCCAGGGAACAGAGGTCGCCCAGCATTAGCCAGCTCTGCAGAAAAAAACAGGGATCAAACAGTATATGAAGGACCCATCATTCTGAGGTGCCCCTGTGtcttccagccccagccccaagagctccctctcccttccttcacaGGATCCTCTAGACCCTGTTTGTTACCCCAACTGGGAAAGAGAGTACCTCTACAGAACCCCAATGTGTCACCTGCAAAGATGCAGCCGGCTGACCACATGTCGATGGACGTGGAGTACAGCTTGGCCCCAAAGAGGACATCCGGTGGGCGGTACCACAGCGTGACCACCTGGAGAAGACCCCACCCACAGGGACCCCCCCTCCCACTTAGAGAGCTGGAAGGAGGGCCAGGAGGAGgctcagagagcagaggaaagaatGTGGTGTAGAGAAGCAACTGGGAGACTCCCTCCCTTCAACCTCATATACCACTTCCCAGGCTCACCTCAGCAGAGTAGCAGCGGACTGGGATACCAAAGGCTCGGGCCAGGCCAAAATCAGCCAATTTCAATTCCCCATTCTGAGGGGAGATAACACAAAGGGAACATGGACAAGGACTTTTAAATGGTTCAGGGTAGGCTCTGGTTTCCTGCTCCCCATCCTGCTCCCTCAGTGCTCCCCACCCCGGCTCCAGCTTCTGCATTCTCATTCCCTGTTCCCAGAGCAATACCCTATTTATGAGCAGGTTCTGGGGCTTCAGGTCCCTATGCAGCACGTTGCGGCTGTGACAGAATCCCAGGCCTTTCAGCAGCTGGAAGAGGAATGACTGGGGAGAGGTAaggaagagggagtcagacccACTATGCCCTATAGCCCATATCACTTGCAgcaagtgacacacacacacatacacacacacacacaaacacacacacacacacataagcataaagAAAGGGtaaggtcccctggaactggagttacaggcaactgtgagccTCCTAATGTGAATTCTGTGAacagagtcctctgcaagagcatcaagtgttctttgttattgttttatttgtttacacagagggattctctgtgtagccctggctgtcctggaactccatctactacagatcaggctggccttgacctcagagatgcacctgctgctgcctccaaGTGCCAGAGTTAAAGACgggcaccaccatgcccaagcttgacaagtgctcttaacaattgAGCTATCTTTTCAGCCTCTCATCTAGTTACTTTTGAGAATCTGCTTTGCAggcactggggggtgggggtggagagaaggACAACCAAGTTGTCCTTGCTTCTCACAGCTTTCTGGTGGACTTTCCTGTATTTCCAGTTCCATGCTGGTCCCCTTACATAGCTGCAATTGGGTACACACACCACAAGCATCAACACAAATACAAAGCTATAGTACTACTCAGGACCCACTTCCCCTGGAACTTGGGCCAAGGCACTTGGTCTTAGATCAAGAATAGTGACTGGTACGTAGCAAAACCTTCAGCAAATACTTATTTTGttcgcttctctctctctttctttctctctctctctctctctaagatttactttatttttaaattatgtatgtatgcatgtgcatgtatgcatttgtgtgtcgAGAAGAGGAGggtatgcatatgagtgcaggtgcccttggaggccaaaagtgggtactggatcccctgggtctggagttacaggtggttgtgagctacatcaggtgggtgctggaaactgaactcacaTCATCAGGAAGAGTAATGTGtgttaactgctgaaccatctgtcCAATCCCTTTTGTCTTGATTTTGCTTTGATGTTTGAGACAAGGCCCTGCTTTGTatctcaggctggtcttaaacttgagatcgccctgcctcagccttctgagtgctcaAGTTAGAAGTATGGGGGACTATGCAGGCCTGGTATTTGTTGAATCCAGGAGAT
This genomic interval from Mastomys coucha isolate ucsf_1 unplaced genomic scaffold, UCSF_Mcou_1 pScaffold19, whole genome shotgun sequence contains the following:
- the Cdk5 gene encoding cyclin-dependent-like kinase 5, with amino-acid sequence MQKYEKLEKIGEGTYGTVFKAKNRETHEIVALKRVRLDDDDEGVPSSALREICLLKELKHKNIVRLHDVLHSDKKLTLVFEFCDQDLKKYFDSCNGDLDPEIVKSFLFQLLKGLGFCHSRNVLHRDLKPQNLLINRNGELKLADFGLARAFGIPVRCYSAEVVTLWYRPPDVLFGAKLYSTSIDMWSAGCIFAELANAGRPLFPGNDVDDQLKRIFRLLGTPTEEQWPAMTKLPDYKPYPMYPATTSLVNVVPKLNATGRDLLQNLLKCNPVQRISAEEALQHPYFSDFCPP